From one Chanodichthys erythropterus isolate Z2021 chromosome 3, ASM2448905v1, whole genome shotgun sequence genomic stretch:
- the hdac5 gene encoding histone deacetylase 5 isoform X2 — MLLKPTVPGLCAMLQTIYETESCFSSDSTSSRERPVELLPQSRSTSMPSTAVDVKTLLPSGMQSPVGGGGDQGGGSGGPVDLRTDPRLSALSTVDPALREKQLQHELLLLKQQQELQKQLLFAEFQKQHEVLTRQHEVQLQEHLKQQQEILAAKRQQELEQKRKLEQQRHEEMEKQRLEQQLIMLRNKEKGKESAIASTEVKLKLQEFLLSKKEPGPGGLNHSFPQKCWGAHHTSLEQSSPPQSNTPGTPPSYKLPPLLGSYEGKDDFPLRKTASEPNLKVRSRLKQKVAERRSSPLLRRKDGTVISTFKKRAIEISVSSMCSSAPGSGPSSPNSSNCAIAENGSSGSVPNIHAEQLRSLHQSLTGDGTPSPLTLYTSPSLPNISLGLPANAHITAPQKLGAQQEAERQTIQSLRQGGALTGKFISTSSLPACLPTGSPHDPEPPSASNSHSSHSSLLQHVLLLEQARQQSALLAVPMYGQSPLVTGERVSNSMRTVNKLPRHRPLSRTQSAPLPQTPQALQHLVMQQQHQHFLEKQKHYQLNKILSKGAELPRQPPTHPEETEEELTETTEMQDERGEAPDHVREGLHKDSSGETTPPSERLVPLKGESTESDLEEDDDEDEAIELRECDEEGAPYGQYLDQQHVQQLNVFQASLSITGMPHRPLGRAQSSPVTSSLKAAPLNEVPIKHLFTTGLVYDTFMLKHQCMCGNTNIHPEHAGRIQSVWSRLQETGLLGRCERIRGRKATLDEIQTVHSEYHTLLYGTSPLNRQKLDSKKLLGPISQKMYAVLPCGGIGVDSDTVWNEMHSSGAVRMAVGCVIELAFKVAAGELKNGFAVVRPPGHHAEESTAMGFCFFNSVAITAKLLQQKLGVGKILIIDWDIHHGNGTQQAFYNDPNVLYISLHRYDDGNFFPGSGAPEEVGVGPGEGFNVNIAWTGGVEPPMGDVEYLTAFRTVVMPIANEFSPDVVLVSAGFDAVEGHQSPLGGYNVTAKCFGHLTKQLMKLAGGRVVLALEGGHDLTAICDASESCVAALLGDELDPLPLTVLQQKPCPKATASLERVIEIQSKHWTSLQRLAPTVGQSLLDAQRREKDEADTLTAMASLTVDNDQQTTSTETSRSAEEPMEEEPVL, encoded by the exons CCGTGGACGTGAAGACTTTGTTACCATCTGGGATGCAGAGCCCGGTGGGAGGCGGAGGAGATCAGGGCGGAGGTAGCGGAGGCCCGGTGGACCTGCGTACAGACCCGCGTCTGAGCGCGCTGAGCACAGTGGACCCGGCGCTGAGAGAAAAACAGCTTCAGCACGAGCTGCTCTTACTCAAACAACAGCAAGAGCTCCAGAAACAGCTGCTGTTCGCAGAGTTCCAGAAGCAGCATGAAGTTTTGACACGCCAACATGAAGTGCAGCTACAGGAACATCTTAAG CAACAGCAGGAGATCCTTGCCGCAAAGCGTCAGCAGGAGCTGGAGCAGAAGAGAAAGTTGGAACAGCAGCGTCACGAAGAGATGGAGAAGCAGAGATTAGAACAACAGCTGATCATGCTACGGAACAAAGAGAAGGGCAAAGAGa GTGCCATCGCCAGTACTGAGGTCAAACTGAAACTGCAGGAGTTCCTGTTGAGCAAAAAGGAACCCGGCCCCGGTGGTCTCAACCATTCCTTCCCCCAGAAGTGCTG GGGGGCTCACCACACGTCCCTGGAGCAGAGCTCCCCTCCACAGAGCAACACACCGGGCACACCGCCCTCCTACAAACTTCCCCCGCTGTTAGGGTCCTATGAGGGCAAGGATGACTTCCCTCTCCGTAAGACCG CCTCTGAGCCCAATCTGAAGGTACGTTCACGGTTAAAACAGAAGGTGGCTGAGAGGAGGAGCAGCCCACTGCTTAGACGGAAAGATGGTACTGTGATCAGCACCTTCAAGAAAAGGGCAATTGAGATCTCAG TGTCCTCTATGTGCAGCAGTGCCCCTGGCTCGGGTCCCAGTTCTCCGAACAGCTCTAACTGTGCCATTGCCGAGAATGGCTCCAGCGGATCCGTCCCGAACATCCACGCTGAG CAATTGCGTTCTCTGCATCAGTCTTTGACTGGAGATGGGACACCAAGTCCCCTTACCCTTTACACATCTCCATCTCTGCCCAACATCTCTCTGGGACTGCCTGCCAACGCACACATCACA GCCCCCCAGAAACTTGGTGCCCAGCAGGAGGCAGAGCGGCAGACAATCCAGAGTTTGCGTCAAGGTGGGGCACTGACAGGGAAGTTCATCAGCACATCGTCCCTGCCAGCGTGCCTTCCCACCGGGTCACCCCATGACCCCGAGCCCCCTTCCGCCTCTAATAGCCACAGTAGCCATTCCTCGCTGCTCCAGCACGTCCTACTCTTGGAGCAGGCTCGTCAACAGAGTGCACTTCTCGCAG TTCCCATGTATGGACAGTCTCCGCTGGTAACGGGTGAGCGGGTGTCCAACAGCATGCGTACAGTGAATAAGTTGCCTAGGCACCGACCGCTGAGCCGTACACAGTCAGCACCCCTGCCGCAAACACCGCAGGCCCTGCAGCACCTCGTAATGCAACAGCAGCACCAGCACTTCCTTGAGAAACAGAAACACTACCAACTAAATAAG ATCCTCTCCAAAGGGGCGGAGCTTCCAAGGCAGCCTCCTACTCACCCAGAGGAGACGGAGGAGGAGCTTACGGAAACAACAGAAATGCAGGACGAGCGAGGGGAGGCGCCTGATCATGTAAGGGAGGGGCTACATAAAGATAGCTCCGGTGAGACCACACCCCCTTCGGAACGTCTGGTCCCGTTGAAGGGAGAAAGCACAGAAAGTGACTTggaggaagatgatgatgaagatgaagcAATTGAACTGAGAGAATGTGATGAAGAGGGCGCCCCCTATGGCCAG TATTTGGACCAGCAGCATGTGCAGCAACTGAATGTGTTCCAGGCCTCCCTGTCCATCACGGGAATGCCCCACAGACCCCTGGGAAGGGCACAGTCGTCCCCCGTCACTTCTAGTCTTAAAGCAGCACCCCTGAACGAGGTGCCCATTAAGCATCTCTTCACAACAG GGCTGGTGTACGACACCTTCATGCTAAAGCACCAGTGCATGTGTGGGAACACAAACATCCATCCCGAACACGCCGGTCGCATTCAGAGTGTTTGGTCAAGGTTGCAGGAAACGGGCCTGCTTGGTCGCTGTGAG AGGATCAGGGGAAGGAAGGCCACACTAGATGAAATCCAAACCGTTCATTCTGAGTACCACACGCTGCTCTACGGCACCAGTCCCCTGAACCGACAGAAACTGGACAGCAAGAAACTTTTAG GCCCGATAAGTCAGAAAATGTACGCTGTCCTaccgtgtggaggcattggg GTGGACAGCGACACAGTGTGGAACGAGATGCACTCGTCGGGTGCCGTCCGCATGGCGGTGGGCTGCGTCATAGAGCTGGCCTTTAAAGTTGCTGCTGGGGAGCTGAAG AACGGTTTTGCGGTGGTCCGTCCTCCTGGTCATCATGCTGAGGAATCCACTGCCAT GGGTTTTTGTTTCTTCAACTCAGTGGCCATCACTGCCAAACTCCTGCAGCAGAAACTAGGGGTGGGCAAGATCCTAATCATAGACTGG GATATTCACCATGGAAACGGGACCCAGCAGGCTTTCTATAATGACCCCAATGTGCTGTACATTTCCCTGCACCGTTATGACGATGGCAACTTTTTCCCAGGCAGTGGCGCTCCTGAGGAG GTGGGTGTGGGCCCAGGAGAGGGCTTTAACGTCAACATTGCCTGGACAGGTGGAGTGGAGCCACCTATGGGTGATGTGGAGTATCTGACTGCCTTCAG AACGGTGGTAATGCCCATAGCCAATGAGTTCTCCCCGGATGTGGTGCTAGTGTCAGCTGGCTTTGATGCTGTGGAGGGCCACCAGTCCCCCCTCGGTGGATACAACGTCACCGCCAAAT GTTTCGGCCATCTCACTAAGCAGTTGATGAAGTTGGCTGGCGGCCGTGTGGTTTTGGCACTGGAAGGAGGTCACGACCTTACCGCCATCTGTGACGCATCCGAATCCTGCGTGGCTGCATTGCTTGGAGACGAG ttGGATCCTCTACCACTGACGGTGCTTCAACAAAAACCTTGTCCAAAAGCCACAGCCTCTCTAGAGAGGGTCATTGAGATTCAGA GTAAACACTGGACGTCTCTGCAGAGGTTGGCTCCTACGGTAGGTCAATCTCTACTGGACGCTCAGAGACGAGAGAAGGACGAGGCAGACACTTTGACCGCCATGGCCTCTCTCACTGTGGACAACGATCAGCAAACAACTTCCACAGAAACCAGCAG ATCAGCAGAGGAGCCGATGGAGGAGGAACCCGTGTTGTAG
- the hdac5 gene encoding histone deacetylase 5 isoform X6 — protein sequence MTVDVKTLLPSGMQSPVGGGGDQGGGSGGPVDLRTDPRLSALSTVDPALREKQLQHELLLLKQQQELQKQLLFAEFQKQHEVLTRQHEVQLQEHLKQQQEILAAKRQQELEQKRKLEQQRHEEMEKQRLEQQLIMLRNKEKGKESAIASTEVKLKLQEFLLSKKEPGPGGLNHSFPQKCWGAHHTSLEQSSPPQSNTPGTPPSYKLPPLLGSYEGKDDFPLRKTASEPNLKVRSRLKQKVAERRSSPLLRRKDGTVISTFKKRAIEISVSSMCSSAPGSGPSSPNSSNCAIAENGSSGSVPNIHAEQLRSLHQSLTGDGTPSPLTLYTSPSLPNISLGLPANAHITAPQKLGAQQEAERQTIQSLRQGGALTGKFISTSSLPACLPTGSPHDPEPPSASNSHSSHSSLLQHVLLLEQARQQSALLAVPMYGQSPLVTGERVSNSMRTVNKLPRHRPLSRTQSAPLPQTPQALQHLVMQQQHQHFLEKQKHYQLNKVEEAVMILSKGAELPRQPPTHPEETEEELTETTEMQDERGEAPDHVREGLHKDSSGETTPPSERLVPLKGESTESDLEEDDDEDEAIELRECDEEGAPYGQYLDQQHVQQLNVFQASLSITGMPHRPLGRAQSSPVTSSLKAAPLNEVPIKHLFTTGLVYDTFMLKHQCMCGNTNIHPEHAGRIQSVWSRLQETGLLGRCERIRGRKATLDEIQTVHSEYHTLLYGTSPLNRQKLDSKKLLGPISQKMYAVLPCGGIGVDSDTVWNEMHSSGAVRMAVGCVIELAFKVAAGELKNGFAVVRPPGHHAEESTAMGFCFFNSVAITAKLLQQKLGVGKILIIDWDIHHGNGTQQAFYNDPNVLYISLHRYDDGNFFPGSGAPEEVGVGPGEGFNVNIAWTGGVEPPMGDVEYLTAFRTVVMPIANEFSPDVVLVSAGFDAVEGHQSPLGGYNVTAKCFGHLTKQLMKLAGGRVVLALEGGHDLTAICDASESCVAALLGDELDPLPLTVLQQKPCPKATASLERVIEIQSKHWTSLQRLAPTVGQSLLDAQRREKDEADTLTAMASLTVDNDQQTTSTETSRSAEEPMEEEPVL from the exons CCGTGGACGTGAAGACTTTGTTACCATCTGGGATGCAGAGCCCGGTGGGAGGCGGAGGAGATCAGGGCGGAGGTAGCGGAGGCCCGGTGGACCTGCGTACAGACCCGCGTCTGAGCGCGCTGAGCACAGTGGACCCGGCGCTGAGAGAAAAACAGCTTCAGCACGAGCTGCTCTTACTCAAACAACAGCAAGAGCTCCAGAAACAGCTGCTGTTCGCAGAGTTCCAGAAGCAGCATGAAGTTTTGACACGCCAACATGAAGTGCAGCTACAGGAACATCTTAAG CAACAGCAGGAGATCCTTGCCGCAAAGCGTCAGCAGGAGCTGGAGCAGAAGAGAAAGTTGGAACAGCAGCGTCACGAAGAGATGGAGAAGCAGAGATTAGAACAACAGCTGATCATGCTACGGAACAAAGAGAAGGGCAAAGAGa GTGCCATCGCCAGTACTGAGGTCAAACTGAAACTGCAGGAGTTCCTGTTGAGCAAAAAGGAACCCGGCCCCGGTGGTCTCAACCATTCCTTCCCCCAGAAGTGCTG GGGGGCTCACCACACGTCCCTGGAGCAGAGCTCCCCTCCACAGAGCAACACACCGGGCACACCGCCCTCCTACAAACTTCCCCCGCTGTTAGGGTCCTATGAGGGCAAGGATGACTTCCCTCTCCGTAAGACCG CCTCTGAGCCCAATCTGAAGGTACGTTCACGGTTAAAACAGAAGGTGGCTGAGAGGAGGAGCAGCCCACTGCTTAGACGGAAAGATGGTACTGTGATCAGCACCTTCAAGAAAAGGGCAATTGAGATCTCAG TGTCCTCTATGTGCAGCAGTGCCCCTGGCTCGGGTCCCAGTTCTCCGAACAGCTCTAACTGTGCCATTGCCGAGAATGGCTCCAGCGGATCCGTCCCGAACATCCACGCTGAG CAATTGCGTTCTCTGCATCAGTCTTTGACTGGAGATGGGACACCAAGTCCCCTTACCCTTTACACATCTCCATCTCTGCCCAACATCTCTCTGGGACTGCCTGCCAACGCACACATCACA GCCCCCCAGAAACTTGGTGCCCAGCAGGAGGCAGAGCGGCAGACAATCCAGAGTTTGCGTCAAGGTGGGGCACTGACAGGGAAGTTCATCAGCACATCGTCCCTGCCAGCGTGCCTTCCCACCGGGTCACCCCATGACCCCGAGCCCCCTTCCGCCTCTAATAGCCACAGTAGCCATTCCTCGCTGCTCCAGCACGTCCTACTCTTGGAGCAGGCTCGTCAACAGAGTGCACTTCTCGCAG TTCCCATGTATGGACAGTCTCCGCTGGTAACGGGTGAGCGGGTGTCCAACAGCATGCGTACAGTGAATAAGTTGCCTAGGCACCGACCGCTGAGCCGTACACAGTCAGCACCCCTGCCGCAAACACCGCAGGCCCTGCAGCACCTCGTAATGCAACAGCAGCACCAGCACTTCCTTGAGAAACAGAAACACTACCAACTAAATAAGGTAGAGGAAGCTGTGATG ATCCTCTCCAAAGGGGCGGAGCTTCCAAGGCAGCCTCCTACTCACCCAGAGGAGACGGAGGAGGAGCTTACGGAAACAACAGAAATGCAGGACGAGCGAGGGGAGGCGCCTGATCATGTAAGGGAGGGGCTACATAAAGATAGCTCCGGTGAGACCACACCCCCTTCGGAACGTCTGGTCCCGTTGAAGGGAGAAAGCACAGAAAGTGACTTggaggaagatgatgatgaagatgaagcAATTGAACTGAGAGAATGTGATGAAGAGGGCGCCCCCTATGGCCAG TATTTGGACCAGCAGCATGTGCAGCAACTGAATGTGTTCCAGGCCTCCCTGTCCATCACGGGAATGCCCCACAGACCCCTGGGAAGGGCACAGTCGTCCCCCGTCACTTCTAGTCTTAAAGCAGCACCCCTGAACGAGGTGCCCATTAAGCATCTCTTCACAACAG GGCTGGTGTACGACACCTTCATGCTAAAGCACCAGTGCATGTGTGGGAACACAAACATCCATCCCGAACACGCCGGTCGCATTCAGAGTGTTTGGTCAAGGTTGCAGGAAACGGGCCTGCTTGGTCGCTGTGAG AGGATCAGGGGAAGGAAGGCCACACTAGATGAAATCCAAACCGTTCATTCTGAGTACCACACGCTGCTCTACGGCACCAGTCCCCTGAACCGACAGAAACTGGACAGCAAGAAACTTTTAG GCCCGATAAGTCAGAAAATGTACGCTGTCCTaccgtgtggaggcattggg GTGGACAGCGACACAGTGTGGAACGAGATGCACTCGTCGGGTGCCGTCCGCATGGCGGTGGGCTGCGTCATAGAGCTGGCCTTTAAAGTTGCTGCTGGGGAGCTGAAG AACGGTTTTGCGGTGGTCCGTCCTCCTGGTCATCATGCTGAGGAATCCACTGCCAT GGGTTTTTGTTTCTTCAACTCAGTGGCCATCACTGCCAAACTCCTGCAGCAGAAACTAGGGGTGGGCAAGATCCTAATCATAGACTGG GATATTCACCATGGAAACGGGACCCAGCAGGCTTTCTATAATGACCCCAATGTGCTGTACATTTCCCTGCACCGTTATGACGATGGCAACTTTTTCCCAGGCAGTGGCGCTCCTGAGGAG GTGGGTGTGGGCCCAGGAGAGGGCTTTAACGTCAACATTGCCTGGACAGGTGGAGTGGAGCCACCTATGGGTGATGTGGAGTATCTGACTGCCTTCAG AACGGTGGTAATGCCCATAGCCAATGAGTTCTCCCCGGATGTGGTGCTAGTGTCAGCTGGCTTTGATGCTGTGGAGGGCCACCAGTCCCCCCTCGGTGGATACAACGTCACCGCCAAAT GTTTCGGCCATCTCACTAAGCAGTTGATGAAGTTGGCTGGCGGCCGTGTGGTTTTGGCACTGGAAGGAGGTCACGACCTTACCGCCATCTGTGACGCATCCGAATCCTGCGTGGCTGCATTGCTTGGAGACGAG ttGGATCCTCTACCACTGACGGTGCTTCAACAAAAACCTTGTCCAAAAGCCACAGCCTCTCTAGAGAGGGTCATTGAGATTCAGA GTAAACACTGGACGTCTCTGCAGAGGTTGGCTCCTACGGTAGGTCAATCTCTACTGGACGCTCAGAGACGAGAGAAGGACGAGGCAGACACTTTGACCGCCATGGCCTCTCTCACTGTGGACAACGATCAGCAAACAACTTCCACAGAAACCAGCAG ATCAGCAGAGGAGCCGATGGAGGAGGAACCCGTGTTGTAG
- the hdac5 gene encoding histone deacetylase 5 isoform X1, with the protein MLLKPTVPGLCAMLQTIYETESCFSSDSTSSRERPVELLPQSRSTSMPSTAVDVKTLLPSGMQSPVGGGGDQGGGSGGPVDLRTDPRLSALSTVDPALREKQLQHELLLLKQQQELQKQLLFAEFQKQHEVLTRQHEVQLQEHLKQQQEILAAKRQQELEQKRKLEQQRHEEMEKQRLEQQLIMLRNKEKGKESAIASTEVKLKLQEFLLSKKEPGPGGLNHSFPQKCWGAHHTSLEQSSPPQSNTPGTPPSYKLPPLLGSYEGKDDFPLRKTASEPNLKVRSRLKQKVAERRSSPLLRRKDGTVISTFKKRAIEISVSSMCSSAPGSGPSSPNSSNCAIAENGSSGSVPNIHAEQLRSLHQSLTGDGTPSPLTLYTSPSLPNISLGLPANAHITAPQKLGAQQEAERQTIQSLRQGGALTGKFISTSSLPACLPTGSPHDPEPPSASNSHSSHSSLLQHVLLLEQARQQSALLAVPMYGQSPLVTGERVSNSMRTVNKLPRHRPLSRTQSAPLPQTPQALQHLVMQQQHQHFLEKQKHYQLNKVEEAVMILSKGAELPRQPPTHPEETEEELTETTEMQDERGEAPDHVREGLHKDSSGETTPPSERLVPLKGESTESDLEEDDDEDEAIELRECDEEGAPYGQYLDQQHVQQLNVFQASLSITGMPHRPLGRAQSSPVTSSLKAAPLNEVPIKHLFTTGLVYDTFMLKHQCMCGNTNIHPEHAGRIQSVWSRLQETGLLGRCERIRGRKATLDEIQTVHSEYHTLLYGTSPLNRQKLDSKKLLGPISQKMYAVLPCGGIGVDSDTVWNEMHSSGAVRMAVGCVIELAFKVAAGELKNGFAVVRPPGHHAEESTAMGFCFFNSVAITAKLLQQKLGVGKILIIDWDIHHGNGTQQAFYNDPNVLYISLHRYDDGNFFPGSGAPEEVGVGPGEGFNVNIAWTGGVEPPMGDVEYLTAFRTVVMPIANEFSPDVVLVSAGFDAVEGHQSPLGGYNVTAKCFGHLTKQLMKLAGGRVVLALEGGHDLTAICDASESCVAALLGDELDPLPLTVLQQKPCPKATASLERVIEIQSKHWTSLQRLAPTVGQSLLDAQRREKDEADTLTAMASLTVDNDQQTTSTETSRSAEEPMEEEPVL; encoded by the exons CCGTGGACGTGAAGACTTTGTTACCATCTGGGATGCAGAGCCCGGTGGGAGGCGGAGGAGATCAGGGCGGAGGTAGCGGAGGCCCGGTGGACCTGCGTACAGACCCGCGTCTGAGCGCGCTGAGCACAGTGGACCCGGCGCTGAGAGAAAAACAGCTTCAGCACGAGCTGCTCTTACTCAAACAACAGCAAGAGCTCCAGAAACAGCTGCTGTTCGCAGAGTTCCAGAAGCAGCATGAAGTTTTGACACGCCAACATGAAGTGCAGCTACAGGAACATCTTAAG CAACAGCAGGAGATCCTTGCCGCAAAGCGTCAGCAGGAGCTGGAGCAGAAGAGAAAGTTGGAACAGCAGCGTCACGAAGAGATGGAGAAGCAGAGATTAGAACAACAGCTGATCATGCTACGGAACAAAGAGAAGGGCAAAGAGa GTGCCATCGCCAGTACTGAGGTCAAACTGAAACTGCAGGAGTTCCTGTTGAGCAAAAAGGAACCCGGCCCCGGTGGTCTCAACCATTCCTTCCCCCAGAAGTGCTG GGGGGCTCACCACACGTCCCTGGAGCAGAGCTCCCCTCCACAGAGCAACACACCGGGCACACCGCCCTCCTACAAACTTCCCCCGCTGTTAGGGTCCTATGAGGGCAAGGATGACTTCCCTCTCCGTAAGACCG CCTCTGAGCCCAATCTGAAGGTACGTTCACGGTTAAAACAGAAGGTGGCTGAGAGGAGGAGCAGCCCACTGCTTAGACGGAAAGATGGTACTGTGATCAGCACCTTCAAGAAAAGGGCAATTGAGATCTCAG TGTCCTCTATGTGCAGCAGTGCCCCTGGCTCGGGTCCCAGTTCTCCGAACAGCTCTAACTGTGCCATTGCCGAGAATGGCTCCAGCGGATCCGTCCCGAACATCCACGCTGAG CAATTGCGTTCTCTGCATCAGTCTTTGACTGGAGATGGGACACCAAGTCCCCTTACCCTTTACACATCTCCATCTCTGCCCAACATCTCTCTGGGACTGCCTGCCAACGCACACATCACA GCCCCCCAGAAACTTGGTGCCCAGCAGGAGGCAGAGCGGCAGACAATCCAGAGTTTGCGTCAAGGTGGGGCACTGACAGGGAAGTTCATCAGCACATCGTCCCTGCCAGCGTGCCTTCCCACCGGGTCACCCCATGACCCCGAGCCCCCTTCCGCCTCTAATAGCCACAGTAGCCATTCCTCGCTGCTCCAGCACGTCCTACTCTTGGAGCAGGCTCGTCAACAGAGTGCACTTCTCGCAG TTCCCATGTATGGACAGTCTCCGCTGGTAACGGGTGAGCGGGTGTCCAACAGCATGCGTACAGTGAATAAGTTGCCTAGGCACCGACCGCTGAGCCGTACACAGTCAGCACCCCTGCCGCAAACACCGCAGGCCCTGCAGCACCTCGTAATGCAACAGCAGCACCAGCACTTCCTTGAGAAACAGAAACACTACCAACTAAATAAGGTAGAGGAAGCTGTGATG ATCCTCTCCAAAGGGGCGGAGCTTCCAAGGCAGCCTCCTACTCACCCAGAGGAGACGGAGGAGGAGCTTACGGAAACAACAGAAATGCAGGACGAGCGAGGGGAGGCGCCTGATCATGTAAGGGAGGGGCTACATAAAGATAGCTCCGGTGAGACCACACCCCCTTCGGAACGTCTGGTCCCGTTGAAGGGAGAAAGCACAGAAAGTGACTTggaggaagatgatgatgaagatgaagcAATTGAACTGAGAGAATGTGATGAAGAGGGCGCCCCCTATGGCCAG TATTTGGACCAGCAGCATGTGCAGCAACTGAATGTGTTCCAGGCCTCCCTGTCCATCACGGGAATGCCCCACAGACCCCTGGGAAGGGCACAGTCGTCCCCCGTCACTTCTAGTCTTAAAGCAGCACCCCTGAACGAGGTGCCCATTAAGCATCTCTTCACAACAG GGCTGGTGTACGACACCTTCATGCTAAAGCACCAGTGCATGTGTGGGAACACAAACATCCATCCCGAACACGCCGGTCGCATTCAGAGTGTTTGGTCAAGGTTGCAGGAAACGGGCCTGCTTGGTCGCTGTGAG AGGATCAGGGGAAGGAAGGCCACACTAGATGAAATCCAAACCGTTCATTCTGAGTACCACACGCTGCTCTACGGCACCAGTCCCCTGAACCGACAGAAACTGGACAGCAAGAAACTTTTAG GCCCGATAAGTCAGAAAATGTACGCTGTCCTaccgtgtggaggcattggg GTGGACAGCGACACAGTGTGGAACGAGATGCACTCGTCGGGTGCCGTCCGCATGGCGGTGGGCTGCGTCATAGAGCTGGCCTTTAAAGTTGCTGCTGGGGAGCTGAAG AACGGTTTTGCGGTGGTCCGTCCTCCTGGTCATCATGCTGAGGAATCCACTGCCAT GGGTTTTTGTTTCTTCAACTCAGTGGCCATCACTGCCAAACTCCTGCAGCAGAAACTAGGGGTGGGCAAGATCCTAATCATAGACTGG GATATTCACCATGGAAACGGGACCCAGCAGGCTTTCTATAATGACCCCAATGTGCTGTACATTTCCCTGCACCGTTATGACGATGGCAACTTTTTCCCAGGCAGTGGCGCTCCTGAGGAG GTGGGTGTGGGCCCAGGAGAGGGCTTTAACGTCAACATTGCCTGGACAGGTGGAGTGGAGCCACCTATGGGTGATGTGGAGTATCTGACTGCCTTCAG AACGGTGGTAATGCCCATAGCCAATGAGTTCTCCCCGGATGTGGTGCTAGTGTCAGCTGGCTTTGATGCTGTGGAGGGCCACCAGTCCCCCCTCGGTGGATACAACGTCACCGCCAAAT GTTTCGGCCATCTCACTAAGCAGTTGATGAAGTTGGCTGGCGGCCGTGTGGTTTTGGCACTGGAAGGAGGTCACGACCTTACCGCCATCTGTGACGCATCCGAATCCTGCGTGGCTGCATTGCTTGGAGACGAG ttGGATCCTCTACCACTGACGGTGCTTCAACAAAAACCTTGTCCAAAAGCCACAGCCTCTCTAGAGAGGGTCATTGAGATTCAGA GTAAACACTGGACGTCTCTGCAGAGGTTGGCTCCTACGGTAGGTCAATCTCTACTGGACGCTCAGAGACGAGAGAAGGACGAGGCAGACACTTTGACCGCCATGGCCTCTCTCACTGTGGACAACGATCAGCAAACAACTTCCACAGAAACCAGCAG ATCAGCAGAGGAGCCGATGGAGGAGGAACCCGTGTTGTAG